Proteins encoded in a region of the Solanum dulcamara chromosome 9, daSolDulc1.2, whole genome shotgun sequence genome:
- the LOC129902352 gene encoding bidirectional sugar transporter SWEET1-like isoform X2: protein MAPMITFKRIIRKRSTEQFSSIPYIIALLNCLLSVWYSLPFVSPDNLLVTIVNSIGTGLEATYVLIFLIFAHKNEKAKLCGYLFLVLSIFSCLALISLLAFHGNKRKLLCGFAFTVSCIMMYGSPLSVMRMVIKSKSVEYMPFFLSLSVFICSTSWFIFALIGKDPFILVPNGFGTLLGAVQLLLYAIYRDNRGEVKKDELNESSVVEMRTGELQDKKLANTEDA, encoded by the exons GATTACATTCAAAAGGATTATTAGGAAGAGATCAACAGAACAGTTTTCTAGCATTCCTTATATAATAGCTCTGCTCAATTGCTTGCTCTCAGTTTG GTACAGTTTGCCTTTTGTGTCACCAGACAACCTGCTGGTAACTATCGTCAATTCCATAGGCACTGGTCTGGAGGCAACCTATGTGTTGATTTTCCTCATATTTGCCCACAAGAATGAGAAGGCCAAACTCTGCGGATACCTCTTTTTGGTCCTTTCCATCTTCTCATGCCTGGCCTTGATTTCTCTGTTGGCATTTCATGGCAATAAAAGGAAGCTCCTTTGTGGCTTTGCTTTTACTGTTTCTTGTATTATGATGTATGGTTCTCCTCTCTCTGTAATG AGGATGGTAATCAAATCTAAAAGCGTGGAGTACATGCCATTCTTCTTGTCACTATCTGTTTTCATCTGCAGTACTTCATGGTTTATCTTCGCCCTGATTGGAAAGGACCCTTTCATTTTG GTACCAAATGGCTTTGGAACTTTATTAGGAGCAGTGCAGTTGCTTTTATACGCAATTTATCGTGATAACAGAGGGGAAGTCAAGAAAGATGAATTGAATGAATCATCAGTAGTAGAGATGAGAACTGGAGAACTCCAAGACAAGAAGCTAGCTAACACCGAAGACGCATGA